Genomic segment of Dactylococcopsis salina PCC 8305:
ACAGCGGCGCTCGTAAAATTCAATGTTTGCGTGTGATGCGTGCGGGAAATTGTGCCTACGGACGCATCGGCGATGTGATTATTGGCGTGGTGAAAGACGCACTGCCCAATATGCAGGTGAAAAAATCAGACGTGATCCGTGCCGTTATTGTTCGGACTCGTTACCCCGAACGTCGGGATAGTGGCATGACCATTCGTTTCGACGATAACGCAGCGGTGTTAATCAACGCTGACAATAACCCCAGAGGAACACGGGTTTTTGGTCCCGTAGCGCGAGAACTGCGCGACAAAAACTTTACCAAAATTGTCTCTCTAGCGCCGGAGGTATTGTAAGATGCCCAAAAAAAATCGCACTCAACCCCTTCCCAAACGGTACAAAATGCACGTCAAAAAAGGCGACACCGTACAAGTCATTTCGGGAAAAGATAAAGGAAAAGTGGGAGAAATTCAACAAGTCATCCCCAAAGAATCCCGTGTGGTGGTGGAAAACGTAAACGTTCGCACCAAACACCTGAAACCGAAACAAGAAGGAGAAAAAGGGCAGATTATCACCTTTGAAGCGCCGATTCATAGCTCCAATGTGATGCTCTACTCCAATAAACAATCCTGTGCGTCTCGGGTTAGCTATACCTACACCGAAGACGGACGGAAAGTGAGAATGCTCAAGAAAACAGGCGAAATTATTGATTAATTTGGCTCAACTCCTGACCAAGACCAGGACAACCCAATTGAGACCGAAAAAAAACTATGACGCAACGACTAAAAACCACCTATATCGAAACCATTGCTCCCCAACTCAGACAAGAGTTTGGCTACAGCAATGTCCATGAAATTCCAAAAGTAGTGAAAGTGACCGTTAATCGCGGTTTGGGGGAAGCCTCCCAAAATGCCAAAGCACTAGAACTGTCTGTGAAAGAAATCGCCACCATTACGGGGCAAAAACCTGTAGTGACTCGCGCCAAAAAAGCGATCGCTGGGTTTAAAGTCCGCGAAGGAATGCCCGTCGGGGTGATGGTGACGCTACGGGATCAACGGATGTATGCCTTCCTCGATCGACTGATTAACGTCTCCCTTCCCAGAATCCGAGATTTTCGCGGCATTAGTCCCCGAAGTTTTGATGGACGAGGCAACTACAACCTCGGTTTAAGAGAGCAAATTCTCTTCCCAGAGATTGAATACGACAGCATTGATCAGATTCGCGGGATGGATATTGCCATCATTACCACCGCCAAAACCGATGAAGAAGGTCGCGCCCTACTTAAAGCCATGGGAATGCCCTTCCGAGAACAATAATCACGCGCTTTGCACAGGAGGGAAAAGAGGAACTAATGCCATCCACAGATACAATTTCCGATATGCTCACGCGGATTCGCAATGCTTGCATGGTACAACATGAAACCACCGTTGTCCCCTTCAATAAAATGAACCGCAACATTGCCCGCGTTTTAAAAGAAGAAGGTTTCATCGACAGTTACGAAGAAGTCGGTGAAGGATTGAAAAAACAAGTCTTGATTTCTTTACGCTATCAAGGTCGTAATCGTAAACCGATTATTAAAAAACTGCAGCGTGTCAGCAGACCTGGTTTGAGAGTTTATTCCAACCATAAAGAATTGCCTCGGGTTCTCGGTGGCATTGGCATCGCCATTGTCTCTACTTCCAGTGGCATTATGACTGACCGCGAAGCCCGAAAACGGCGCATCGGCGGAGAAGTTCTCTGCTATGTCTGGTAAATTCAGCACTGATTGTAAGGAGTAAATCATCATGTCACGGATTGGTAAATTACCGATTCCAATTCCTAAAAAAGTCGAGATTACCCTCGATGGGAAACTCGTCAAAGTGAAAGGTCCGAAAGGGGAATTGGAACAGACAATGCCCGATTTTGTCACCATTGAACAAGAAGAAGACCGAATTTTAGTGCATCGGGTGAACGATTCTCGGAAAGCGCGAGAACGTCATGGTTTAGCCAGAACCCTCGTCGCCAATATGGTACATGGGGTGTCTCAAGGATTTGAGCGACGCTTGCAAATTCAAGGGGTTGGTTATCGGGCGCAAGTTCAAGGACGCAACTTGATCTTAAATGTGGGATACAGTCATCCCGTTGAGATTGTTCCCCCTGATGGGATTCAAGTGGCAGTCGAAAAAAATACGGAAATCATTATTAATGGCATTAATAAAGAATTGGTCGGTAACTTGACGGCAAAAATTCGCGCCGTTCGACCCCCTGAACCTTATAAAGGGAAAGGGATTCGCTTTCTCGGTGAACAAGTCCGACAAAAAGCTGGTAAGTCAGGGAAGAAATAACAACGATGAAGAACAATCGCAGAGAGTTAATCAAACAGCGCCATCGTCGGATTCGGCGCAAGGTGCAAGGAACAGCCCAACGCCCTCGTTTAGCTGTTTTTCGATCGCATCAGCATATTTATGCCCAAGTCATCGACGACGACAAACAACATACGATCGTTGCAGCTTCCACCGTCGATCCCAATTTACGGCAAACCTTAAACGCCACTGCCACTTGCGAAGCCTCCGCAGCGGTTGGCAATTTAGTCGCCCAACGGGCGTTAGAACAAGGGATTAAGCAGGTGGTATTCGATCGCGGCGGCAACATTTACCATGGACGAGTCCGTAGTCTTGCCGATGCCGCACGGGAAGCTGGACTAGAATTTTAAGGGGGAAATATGGCAAAACGCAATCAAGGTAAAAAAGGTGACGATAGCCAATACCAAGAACGGGTGATTCAAATTCGCCGCGTTAGTAAAGTGGTTAAAGGCGGTAAAAAACTCAGTTTCCGCGCGATCGTGGTCGTGGGGAACGATCGCGGTCAAGTGGGCGTTGGCGTTGGCAAAGCAGGAGATGTCATCGGGGCCGTCCGTAAAGGGGTCGCTGATGCCAAAAAACAATTAGTTGATATTCCCATCACCAAAGGAAACTCGATTCCGCATCGTGCCGATGGCTTTGCTGGGGGCGCAAAAGTAATGATTCGCCCAGCGGCCCCAGGTACAGGGGTAATTGCTGGGGGTGCAGTGCGTACTGTTCTCGAATTATCTGGGGTGAAAAATATCCTCGCCAAACAACTGGGGTCTTCTAATCCCTTGAATAACGCGAGAGCCGCGATCGATGCGCTTTCTTCCTTACGCACCTTTAAAGAAGTCGCCGACGAACGAGATGTTTCCTTAGAACAAATCTTCTCCTAGTCTCAGGACAAGTTTAGAGTGACTCAAACTTTATCATTATTGAACTATGAAACTACATGAATTAAAGCCCAAAAAAGGCTCTCGCAAACGTCGCCGCCGTTTAGGACGGGGCATTTCCGCAGGACAGGGAGCCTCCTGTGGGAAAGGAATGCGCGGTCAAAAAGCCCGTTCCGGTCCCAATCCCTTCCGAGGTTTTGAAGGGGGACAAATGCCCCTTTACCGTCGCGTTCCCAAACTTAAACACTTTACGGTCGTTAACCAACGCCGCTACACTACCATTAATGTAAGTAAGTTGGCATCTTTAGACCCCAACACCGAAGTTACCCTCGCGGTACTGATGGAAAAAGGGTTATTAAACCAAGCCGAAGGTCCGCTAAAAATCTTAGGGGATGGCGAAATTACGATTCCTCTACAAGTAAAAGCCAGTGCTTTTACCAAAAGCGCTCGGGAAAAAATCGAGTCTGCTGGGGGGAGTTGTGAGGTGGTGTAACTGACACCACTGGTTAAATCGGATGCCGACCCAACATTTACCAACTTTTAATATCGGGGAGAAATAATCCTTCATGGTTGTTAGTCGAGAAAGAACCCCAAACGCACAAGAAACATTTATGCAGATGGCGCAAGCGGCGGGATTACGCAGTCGCTTGTTGATCACTGTGGGTTTGATTTTACTGGTACGGCTCGGAGTACGGATTCCCGTCCCTGGGGTCGATCGAGCCGGTTTCGCCCAAGCCGTTCAAGATAGCCCCATTTCTGGCTTTTTGAACTTCCTGTCTGGCGGTGGCTTATCCGCAGTAGGGATTTTTGCCCTCGGCATTCTTCCCTTCATTAATGCTTCCATCATCATGCAGTTGCTGACGGCGGCACTACCTTACTTAGAAAATTTACAAAAAAACGAGGGAGAAGCAGGACGACGGAAAATTTCCCAAATTACCCGTTATGTTGCTCTCGCTTCGGCGATTTTTAACAGCTTTGGTTTAGCCAGTTTTGTCCAACCTTATGCTTATAATCCCGGTCCGATCTTTTTATTAAAAACCGTAATTGCCCTAACTGCTGGCTCAATGTTTGTGATTTGGATATCAGAACTGATCACAGAAAGGGGAATCGGTAACGGTGCATCATTACTGATTTTTGTCAACATTGTCGCGATCTTACCAACAACCCTGGGGAATACGATCGAGTTTGCCCAAACAGGAGGACGAGAAGCCGTAGCACAAGTTTTAGTGTTAGCGCTGGTGTTCCTTGTGATGATTGTGGGCATTGTCTTTGTCCAAGAAGGGACGCGGCGGATTCCCATTGTTTCCGCACGGCGACAAGTGGGGCGAAGACTGTATCGGGAACGCACTAGCTACCTTCCCTTACGAGTCAACCAAGGTGGTGTTTTACCGATTATTTTCGCCTCTACCCTGCTGATTTTGCCCTCTTCGTTGGCGCAATTTACCCAAGGTGGTAGTGAGGAACAAACTGGCATTGCAGCCACCTTGAATCAGTTTTTAATTCAAGTCTCCACCTATCTTAACCCTGGCGGACCCACACCATGGCTCTATGTCTCGGTGTATTTACTGTTAATTCTGTTCTTTAGCTACTTTTACGCCAGTTTAGTGGTTAATCCCGTCGATATGTCCCAAAATCTGAAAAAAATGGGCGCAAGCATCCCTGGGATTCGTCCAGGTAAAGCTACCAGCGACTATTTACAAAAGGTAATTAACCGTTTAACGCTGTTGGGTGCAATCTTCCTGGGTTTGGTGGCAACCGTTCCCACCGCCGTAGAAACGGCAACGGGAGTCACCACCTTTCAAGGGTTGGGGGCGACATCACTCTTGATTTTAGTTGGGGTGGCGATCGACACGGCGAAACAAATTCAAAGCAGTGTCATTTCTCAACGCTATGAAGGAATGGTGAAACAGTAACCAGTGGATAGTCTGCACTGGATAGTGGATAGTAAAGAAAAACTTAATTCCTTAAAGCCCCCATTCTTGGGGGTTTGGGGGCAGAAGCCTTTACAAATAATCTGGGATGGCTATATCCACTAACCAATAACAAATAACAAATAACAAACAACAAATAATGACTGAATATTCAAGATTAATTTTTTTTGGGCCACCAGGAGCAGGGAAAGGAACACAAGCGAAAAAACTCTCGGAAGAATGCGAAATTCCTCATATTGCTACGGGAGACATTCTTCGTAACGCGATCGAACAAAAAACCGAAGTCGGGAAAAAAGCACAGAGTTATGTGGAAAATGGGGACTTAGTTCCCGATGAAGTCTTAGCCGCCCTAGTGCGCGATCGATTACAAGAACCAGACGCAGAAAAGGGCTGGATTCTAGATGGTTTTCCCCGCACCCTAGAGCAAGCAAAATTCTTAGATCAACTCCTCCAAGAACTCAATTCTACCTACGATTTAGTGATTTATCTAGACGTAGCTGATGAGACTCTCATGGATCGACTCCTCGCCAGAGGACGAAAAGACGACACCGAAGAAACGATCCGTCATCGCTTAGATGTCTTCCACAATCAAACCGAAACCTTAATTCACTTCTATAAAGAACGAAACCACTTTTTACAAGTCGATGGTAGCCAACCCCTTCCAGAAGTCACCGAACGGATTAAAACTGCCATGAAAGAAGGTTGTTGACACGGAAAAAACTAAAATTTTGTTAAGATAGGGGCGGTAAATTATGTTTTTTTTCAAAACTTTGTTAAAAAGCAATTTCCTTAGTCGCTGTCTTCAAGGAGAAATAAAACTCTATGTCTAAACAAGACTTGATTGAGATGGAAGGAACAGTTACTGAATCTTTACCGAACGCAATGTTTCGAGTGGATTTAGAAAACGGTTTCAACGTCTTGGCACACATTTCTGGAAAAATTCGTCGTAACTATATCAAAATTTTACCAGGGGATAAAGTCAAAGTGGAATTAACCCCTTACGACTTAACCAAAGGGAGAATTACCTATCGTCTGCGTAAAAAATAGAGATTGAATAGGCATTGAAAAAGTACCTAAAATATGATATAGTGATAGGCTTGTAACGTAAAAATAAAGCAACTATGAAAGTTCGACCTTCAGTGCGAAAAATGTGTGAGCGATGCCGAGTCATCCGCCGCCGAGGGCGAGTGATGGTCATCTGCTCCAATCCTAAACATAAACAACGTCAAGGATAAAACCTAATTATCCAAATCATAGCAGAAAAAACGAACAAGGGAGAAAAACGTGGCACGGATTTCAGGAGTAGAACTTCCGCGTGATAAGCGCGTAGAGACGGCACTCACATATATCTATGGAATTGGTTTATCCACTTCCCAAAAAATCTTAGCAGAAACAGGGATCAACCCAGACACAAGAGCCAAAGACCTTGATGTTAACGAAGAGGCGAAACTGCGCTCACACATCGAAACCAACTATCAAGTGGAAGGGGACCTGCGACGAGCAGAAAACATGAATATCAAGCGTCTGGTGGATATTGGCACTTATCGCGGTCGTCGTCACCGTTTAGGTTTACCAGTACGGGGTCAACGCACCCGCACCAATGCTCGCACCCGTCGCGGGAAAAGACTTGCCATTGCAGGTAAAAAGAAACCCCCAGCTAAAAAATAAGCAAGGTTCTCTTAACCTCCAAAATAACTTACTGGTCAGAAGCGAAATCAAACTCAAAAACCTATGGCGCGACAAACAAAAAAAAGTTCTTCTAGAAAAACGAAAAAAAACGTCCCGAGTGGCGTTGCCCATGTTCAGTCCACCTTTAATAACACCCTCGTGACGATCTCTGACACCAGAGGAGACGTGATTTCTTGGGCTTCCGCCGGTTCCAGTGGATTTAAAGGAGCGAAAAAAGGAACACCTTTCGCCGCTCAAACCGCTGCCGACCAAGCAGGAAGACGAGCC
This window contains:
- the rplN gene encoding 50S ribosomal protein L14, whose product is MIQQETILNVADNSGARKIQCLRVMRAGNCAYGRIGDVIIGVVKDALPNMQVKKSDVIRAVIVRTRYPERRDSGMTIRFDDNAAVLINADNNPRGTRVFGPVARELRDKNFTKIVSLAPEVL
- the rpsM gene encoding 30S ribosomal protein S13, translating into MARISGVELPRDKRVETALTYIYGIGLSTSQKILAETGINPDTRAKDLDVNEEAKLRSHIETNYQVEGDLRRAENMNIKRLVDIGTYRGRRHRLGLPVRGQRTRTNARTRRGKRLAIAGKKKPPAKK
- the rplR gene encoding 50S ribosomal protein L18 — protein: MKNNRRELIKQRHRRIRRKVQGTAQRPRLAVFRSHQHIYAQVIDDDKQHTIVAASTVDPNLRQTLNATATCEASAAVGNLVAQRALEQGIKQVVFDRGGNIYHGRVRSLADAAREAGLEF
- the rplX gene encoding 50S ribosomal protein L24; protein product: MPKKNRTQPLPKRYKMHVKKGDTVQVISGKDKGKVGEIQQVIPKESRVVVENVNVRTKHLKPKQEGEKGQIITFEAPIHSSNVMLYSNKQSCASRVSYTYTEDGRKVRMLKKTGEIID
- a CDS encoding adenylate kinase, which produces MTEYSRLIFFGPPGAGKGTQAKKLSEECEIPHIATGDILRNAIEQKTEVGKKAQSYVENGDLVPDEVLAALVRDRLQEPDAEKGWILDGFPRTLEQAKFLDQLLQELNSTYDLVIYLDVADETLMDRLLARGRKDDTEETIRHRLDVFHNQTETLIHFYKERNHFLQVDGSQPLPEVTERIKTAMKEGC
- the rpmJ gene encoding 50S ribosomal protein L36 — encoded protein: MKVRPSVRKMCERCRVIRRRGRVMVICSNPKHKQRQG
- the rplE gene encoding 50S ribosomal protein L5; this translates as MTQRLKTTYIETIAPQLRQEFGYSNVHEIPKVVKVTVNRGLGEASQNAKALELSVKEIATITGQKPVVTRAKKAIAGFKVREGMPVGVMVTLRDQRMYAFLDRLINVSLPRIRDFRGISPRSFDGRGNYNLGLREQILFPEIEYDSIDQIRGMDIAIITTAKTDEEGRALLKAMGMPFREQ
- the rpsK gene encoding 30S ribosomal protein S11, whose protein sequence is MARQTKKSSSRKTKKNVPSGVAHVQSTFNNTLVTISDTRGDVISWASAGSSGFKGAKKGTPFAAQTAADQAGRRATEQGMRQIEVMVSGPGAGRETAIRALQGAGLEITLIRDVTPIPHNGCRPPKRRRV
- the infA gene encoding translation initiation factor IF-1 translates to MSKQDLIEMEGTVTESLPNAMFRVDLENGFNVLAHISGKIRRNYIKILPGDKVKVELTPYDLTKGRITYRLRKK
- the rplO gene encoding 50S ribosomal protein L15, producing MKLHELKPKKGSRKRRRRLGRGISAGQGASCGKGMRGQKARSGPNPFRGFEGGQMPLYRRVPKLKHFTVVNQRRYTTINVSKLASLDPNTEVTLAVLMEKGLLNQAEGPLKILGDGEITIPLQVKASAFTKSAREKIESAGGSCEVV
- the rpsE gene encoding 30S ribosomal protein S5, encoding MAKRNQGKKGDDSQYQERVIQIRRVSKVVKGGKKLSFRAIVVVGNDRGQVGVGVGKAGDVIGAVRKGVADAKKQLVDIPITKGNSIPHRADGFAGGAKVMIRPAAPGTGVIAGGAVRTVLELSGVKNILAKQLGSSNPLNNARAAIDALSSLRTFKEVADERDVSLEQIFS
- the secY gene encoding preprotein translocase subunit SecY — encoded protein: MVVSRERTPNAQETFMQMAQAAGLRSRLLITVGLILLVRLGVRIPVPGVDRAGFAQAVQDSPISGFLNFLSGGGLSAVGIFALGILPFINASIIMQLLTAALPYLENLQKNEGEAGRRKISQITRYVALASAIFNSFGLASFVQPYAYNPGPIFLLKTVIALTAGSMFVIWISELITERGIGNGASLLIFVNIVAILPTTLGNTIEFAQTGGREAVAQVLVLALVFLVMIVGIVFVQEGTRRIPIVSARRQVGRRLYRERTSYLPLRVNQGGVLPIIFASTLLILPSSLAQFTQGGSEEQTGIAATLNQFLIQVSTYLNPGGPTPWLYVSVYLLLILFFSYFYASLVVNPVDMSQNLKKMGASIPGIRPGKATSDYLQKVINRLTLLGAIFLGLVATVPTAVETATGVTTFQGLGATSLLILVGVAIDTAKQIQSSVISQRYEGMVKQ
- the rpsH gene encoding 30S ribosomal protein S8, encoding MPSTDTISDMLTRIRNACMVQHETTVVPFNKMNRNIARVLKEEGFIDSYEEVGEGLKKQVLISLRYQGRNRKPIIKKLQRVSRPGLRVYSNHKELPRVLGGIGIAIVSTSSGIMTDREARKRRIGGEVLCYVW
- the rplF gene encoding 50S ribosomal protein L6, giving the protein MSRIGKLPIPIPKKVEITLDGKLVKVKGPKGELEQTMPDFVTIEQEEDRILVHRVNDSRKARERHGLARTLVANMVHGVSQGFERRLQIQGVGYRAQVQGRNLILNVGYSHPVEIVPPDGIQVAVEKNTEIIINGINKELVGNLTAKIRAVRPPEPYKGKGIRFLGEQVRQKAGKSGKK